One Littorina saxatilis isolate snail1 linkage group LG14, US_GU_Lsax_2.0, whole genome shotgun sequence genomic region harbors:
- the LOC138946657 gene encoding fibrinogen beta chain-like, with protein sequence MEHAAFQIFCGMEFKRSYFMIRNSSSFNFYRGWEEYVNGFGDIASRNHWLGLTKMSLVTNSGATDRCLAIEFILKDFSWYQSIYINTTITDASHNFTIHYSNNTYFNVNNYLGDCLAAVKGQPFSTYDADHDGDVTTNCAARHQSGWWMGTATPGECALCNPTGRLLTPTNMKRTNVPEEVFWTPFGDGNVAPRWVSMWFQRY encoded by the exons ATGGAGCACGCCGCCTTTCAGATTTTCTGCGGGATGGAGTTCAAACGTTCCTACTTCATGATACGAAACAGTTCTTCGTTCAACTTCTACCGCGGATGGGAGGAGTATGT GAATGGGTTCGGCGATATTGCGTCGCGCAATCACTGGCTGGGACTGACCAAGATGTCACTGGTCACCAACTCAGGGGCCACAGATCGCTGCCTCGCCATAGAGTTCATCCTGAAAGACTTCAGCTGGTACCAGAGCATCTAcatcaacaccaccatcaccgaCGCCTCCCACAACTTCACTATAcactacagcaacaacacctACTTCAACGTTAACAACTACCTCGGAGACTGCCTCGCTGCCGTCAAGGGACAGCCTTTCAGCACCTATGACGCGGACCACGATGGTGACGTCACCACAAACTGCGCAGCACGTCATCAGTCTGGTTGGTGGATGGGAACGGCCACGCCGGGCGAATGCGCGCTGTGTAACCCTACTGGTAGGCTTCTGACACCTACTAATATGAAGAGAACCAACGTTCCCGAGGAAGTCTTCTGGACACCGTTCGGAGACGGCAACGTTGCGCCAAGATGGGTGTCCATGTGGTTCCAACGCTactga